Proteins encoded together in one Chrysemys picta bellii isolate R12L10 chromosome 22, ASM1138683v2, whole genome shotgun sequence window:
- the LOC101941026 gene encoding sterile alpha motif domain-containing protein 1-like, translated as MAGPPPPPPGQEAPRYQEWILDTIDSLRSRKARPDLERICRMVRRRHGPEPERTRAELEKLIQQRAVLRVSYKGSISYRNAARVQPPRRGAPPPAPAQRPGGTSRPHRASPPGASPAAPRSPRAPVPAAPRSHRAAPRAEPAAPPRRTGRERPPPPAPPAPEEAPPERSSPVSLREIVRYLGGDGSAAGGGRVTRGRVQGLLEEEVARGRLERTRFGSIALARAERGPQGRAPHARAHRSKKAGEEPSEEKGEEEEEDDEASTMSEGSEAPDYEGAGAGAGLESDGKAAPAEQSQMNGDCKDSRRGGKDCPTGGGHARDLHPPEEHSPDKGSERPHREGSERRHAKACSPGESACQQFGMGKKEGGSYGQPDRAVSPAVAGADPPVPLSPGRPGVQAADGTLFSCVSVKKEKPSDPVEWTVMDVVDYFTEAGFAEQASAFQEQEIDGKSLLLMQRTDVLTGLSIRLGPALKIYEYHIKVLQQSHFEEDEVDSFLG; from the exons atgGCCGGGCCCCCGCCACCCCCGCCGGGGCAGGAGGCGCCCCGCTACCAGGAGTGGATTCTGGACACCATCGACTCGCTGCGCTCCCGCAAGGCGCGGCCGGACCTGGAGCGCATCTGCCGCATGGTGCGGCGGAGACACGGGCCGGAGCCCGAGCGCACCCGGGCCGAGCTAGAGAAGCTGATCCAACAGCGCGCGGTGCTGCGAGTCAGCTACAAAGGCAGCATCTCCTACCGCAACGCCGCCCGCGTCCAGCCGCCCCGCCGGGGGGCCCcgccgccggccccggcccagcgccCCGGGGGCACATCCCGCCCCCACCGCGCTTCCCCGCCCGGAGCGTCCCCCGCCGCGCCCCGCTCCCCGCGGGCACCGGTCCCCGCCGCGCCCCGCTCCCACCGGGCAGCGCCCCGCGCCGAGCCGGCCGCGCCGCCTCGTAGGACCGGCCGGGAGCGGCCGCcgccccctgcgcccccggccccagaAGAGGCGCCCCCCGAGCGCAGCTCCCCGGTCAGCCTGCGGGAGATAGTGCGCTACCTGGGCGGGGATGGGAGCGCGGCCGGGGGCGGACGGGTGACCCGGGGCCGAGTCCAGGGGTTGCTAGAGGAGGAAGTGGCCCGCGGGAGGCTGGAAAGGACCCGCTTCGGCAGCATCGCCCTGGCCCGGGCGGAAAGGGGGCCCCAGGGCCGCGCCCCCCACGCCAGGGCGCACCGGAGCAAG AAGGCCGGGGAGGAGCCAtcggaggagaagggggaggaggaagaggaggatgacgAGGCTTCCACCATGTCGGAGGGCTCTGAGGCTCCGGACTACGAGGGGGCGGGCGCCGGGGCTGGGTTGGAGAGTGACGGCAAAGCAGCCCCCGCTGAGCAGAGCCAGATGAACGGGGACTGTAAGGACAGCAGGCGTGGTGGGAAGGACTGTCCCACGGGGGGTGGCCACGCCAGGGACTTGCACCCCCCGGAGGAGCACTCCCCGGACAAGGGCTCCGAGCGCCCCCACCGCGAAGGCAGCGAGAGGCGTCATGCCAAGGCCTGCTCCCCTGGGGAGAGCGCCTGCCAGCAGTTCGGGATGGGCAAGAAGGAAGGGGGCTCCTACGGGCAGCCAGACAGAGCAG TCTCTCCAGCCGTTGCGGGCGCGGACCCCCCTGTGCCCTTGTCCCCCGGGCGGCCCGGTGTCCAGGCAGCGGATGGGACACTGTTCAGCTGCGT CTCGGTGAAGAAGGAGAAGCCCTCAGACCCCGTGGAGTGGACAGTGATGGACGTGGTGGATTATTTCACAGAGGCTGGATTTGCAGAGCAGGCATCTGCCTTTCAGGAGCAG GAGATCGACGGGAAGTCCCTGCTGCTCATGCAGCGCACAGACGTCCTGACCGGGCTGTCCATCCGCCTGGGCCCCGCGCTGAAGATCTACGAGTACCACATCAAGGTGCTGCAGCAAAGCCACTTCGAGGAGGACGAGGTGGATTCCTTCCTGGGctga